One window of Pseudacidobacterium ailaaui genomic DNA carries:
- the dacB gene encoding D-alanyl-D-alanine carboxypeptidase/D-alanyl-D-alanine endopeptidase: protein MLTKALHSFLACLMVLGSTLPVCGKTRHHAKPKSLAQQVQAILSDPMVARAHWGISVVRLDGTPVYALNDKQYFQPASNAKLFTTAAALALLGPDFRLNTYVVAEGPVDPAGHLHGSLRLIGGGDPSLSGRTYPYSSHTEFSPDALQPLEELASQVAEKGIRALDGTLVADDSLFVYERYGQGWGQDDLMWDYGAPVSALAFNDNARLLTVRPGVRAGDEVIPAWDPALPDDSTLLKNEAVTAPMGPQPHLGLDRQVDQRLLRIYGSLPEGSKQQEYGIAVQDPARFAGQAFVQALEAKGIPASGLVQVAHRLSGDTTDFTAETHQPLTLRPWTDKQLPFSPPAGAQIVAQRSSPPLGQLVTVVNKVSQNLHAEMLLRILGKAEGDDGSIAQGARVVRQFLISAGVSPEDFFFVDGSGLSPQDVITPRAATTLLLYAAHQPWSDVYRSSLPVGGVDGTLANRFQTSPLKGRIFAKTGTLAEVRSLSGYLIAASGRTLVFSILCNQHSPGTDTTREAMDRIAEAIAAGN from the coding sequence CGAAGCCAAAGTCTCTGGCGCAGCAGGTCCAGGCCATTCTGAGTGACCCGATGGTGGCGCGCGCACACTGGGGCATCTCCGTGGTCCGACTGGATGGTACGCCGGTCTACGCACTGAACGACAAGCAGTACTTCCAGCCCGCATCCAATGCAAAGCTCTTTACTACGGCCGCTGCGCTCGCCCTGCTGGGACCGGATTTCCGTCTGAACACCTATGTCGTGGCTGAAGGTCCGGTAGACCCCGCCGGACATCTGCACGGTTCGCTGCGCCTTATCGGCGGCGGAGACCCTTCGCTTTCCGGCCGGACCTACCCCTATAGCAGTCACACCGAGTTCTCGCCAGATGCACTGCAACCGCTTGAAGAGCTAGCCAGCCAGGTGGCGGAGAAAGGAATCCGGGCACTCGACGGGACCCTGGTTGCCGACGACAGTCTCTTCGTTTACGAGCGCTATGGGCAGGGCTGGGGGCAGGACGACCTGATGTGGGACTATGGTGCGCCGGTCTCCGCGCTGGCATTTAATGACAACGCGCGGCTGCTGACGGTCCGTCCCGGAGTCAGGGCAGGCGATGAGGTCATTCCTGCCTGGGACCCTGCGCTGCCGGACGACTCGACCTTGCTCAAAAATGAAGCAGTCACCGCGCCGATGGGCCCGCAGCCGCACCTGGGCCTGGACCGGCAGGTAGACCAGCGCCTGCTGCGCATTTATGGCTCTCTCCCGGAGGGCAGCAAACAGCAGGAATACGGAATCGCCGTACAGGACCCGGCCCGGTTCGCCGGACAGGCCTTTGTGCAGGCACTGGAGGCCAAGGGCATTCCCGCATCGGGCCTGGTCCAGGTGGCCCACCGGCTCTCAGGAGATACCACGGACTTTACAGCAGAGACCCACCAGCCGCTTACGCTAAGGCCCTGGACGGACAAGCAACTGCCTTTCTCTCCACCCGCAGGCGCACAGATTGTGGCCCAACGCTCCTCGCCCCCACTGGGCCAGCTTGTGACGGTAGTCAATAAAGTGAGCCAGAACCTGCACGCCGAAATGCTCCTGCGCATCCTGGGCAAGGCCGAGGGCGACGACGGCTCGATTGCGCAGGGAGCGCGCGTGGTGCGGCAGTTTCTCATCTCGGCCGGGGTCTCTCCGGAGGATTTTTTCTTCGTGGATGGAAGCGGACTTTCACCACAGGACGTCATTACGCCACGCGCAGCCACCACTCTGTTGCTCTATGCGGCACACCAGCCCTGGAGCGATGTTTACCGCTCGTCGTTACCAGTGGGAGGAGTCGATGGCACTCTCGCCAACCGTTTTCAAACCAGCCCGCTCAAGGGCAGAATTTTTGCCAAGACCGGAACACTGGCGGAGGTGCGCAGTTTAAGTGGGTATCTGATTGCTGCCAGCGGGCGCACCCTGGTGTTTTCCATTCTGTGCAATCAGCACTCACCCGGAACAGACACCACCCGCGAGGCCATGGACAGGATCGCGGAGGCCATTGCCGCAGGGAACTGA